ggaattttttttttttaatgggtttattggtatataattcacatatcatataattcacccatttaagtatataaattttttctttagcatactcagagttgtgcaaccattaccacaatctaatttGAGAATACTTTTGTCCCTCCAAAAGAAATCCTGAACCCATTAGCTGTCACTCCACTTCTGCTCCACCTCGACCCCAGCCCTAAATAACCACGTACAGACTATGCTGCTATGAAGATTTTGCATCCAAGTTTTTGTGCAGAcctatgtatttatttcttttggatatatacccaggagtagattgctgggtcatataattCTATGCTTAAATATTTGAGGACCTGCCAAAATGTTTTTCATAgcagcagcaccattttacattcctaccaatgaTATATGATGGTTCTAGtttttccacatctttgccaacacttgttattttccatcttttttactATAGCCATCCAGTGAGTGTGAAGTgacatctcattatggttttgatttgcatttccctaataactaataacattgagcatcttgtcatgtgGTTATTGGCtgtttgcatatctcctttggagaaatatttattcaagtcctttgccactttaaaactagattttcttttcattatcaaattttaagagttctttacatattctggatataagtcccttatcagatatatgatttaaaatgttttctcccattctataggttgccttttccccttcttgatggtatcatttgtagcaaaaaagtttttaatattgatgaagacccacttacctatttttaattttgtcactGATACTTTTGGTATTTTATGGAATTCAATTTGTGTATGGTCTGAGGTAAGAGTCAAGGTGTGCCGGTTtgtgtgtattgtgtcccccaaatgccattatctttgtggtcttgtgtggggcaggtgttttggtgatggttggatttgcttggaatgtgccctgcccagctgtgggcaatgattctgataagatgttcccatggaggcgtggccccacccatccagggtgggcctttatcggtggagctatataaatgagctgactcggggggaggaaagagagtgcagctgggagtgatgttttgaagaggagcaagcttgctagaaagaaacgtcctgggagaaagccgttttgaggccggagctttggagcagacgccagctgccttcctagctaacagaggttttccggacaccactggctgtcctccggtgaaggtacccgattgctgaggtgtaactttggatgctttgtggccttaagactgtaactgtgtagtgaaataaacccccgttttataaaagcctgtccatctctggtgttttgcattctgcagcattagcaaactaccaTTTATAGTCactcaaaaaattaaatgcttaggattttggagtaaagctttaccatcctctgcagataactactctccatttgagaaacaactgttggcctgctactgggccttagtagagacagaacgcttaaccatgggccaccaagttaccatgagacctgagttacctatcatgagctgggtgttatctgacccaccaagccataaagttgggcgtgcacaacagcactccatcataaaatggaaatggtatatacgagatagagctcgagcaggtcctgaaggtacaagtaagttacatgaggaagtggcccaaatgcccatggcccccactccttccaccttaccttctcttgcccagcccacagctatggcatcttggggagttccttacagtcagttgactgaggaagagaagacttgggcctggtttacagatggttctgcacgatatgcaggtaccacccgaaagtggacagctgcagcactgcagcccctttctgggatatccctgaaggacagtggtgaggggaaatcctcccagtgggcagaacttcgagcagtgcacctggttgttcactttgcttggaaggagaactggccagaggtgcgtctgtatactgattcctgggctgttgctaatggtttggctggatggtcagggacttggaaggaacatgattggaagattggtgacaaagaagtctagggaaggggtatgtggatagacctttctgagtgggcaaacaacatgaagacatttgtgtcccatgtgaatgctcaccagagggtgacttcagcagaagaaggttttaataaccaagtggataaaatgacccgtttggtggataccaatcagcctctttccccagcaactcctgtcattgcccaatgggctcatgaacaaagtggtcatggtggtagggatggaggttatgcatgggctcagcaacatggacttccactcaccaaggctgacctggccacagccactgctgagtgtccaatttgccagcagcagagacccacactcagtccccgatatggcaccattcctcggggtgatcagcctgctagctggtggcaggttgattacattggaccacttccatcatggaaagggcagtgatttgttcttactggaatagacacatactccggatatgggtttgccttccctgcacgacatgcttctgccaaaactacaatacgtggacttacagaatgcctcatccaccgtcatggtattccacagcattgcttcggaccaaggaacccacttcacagcaaatgaagtgaagggatgggcacatgctcatggaattctgtggtcttaccatgttccccatcatccagaagcagctgggttgatagaacggtggaatggcctattgaagactcgattacggcgccaactaggtggcaataccttgcagggctggggcagtgttctccaggaggctgtgtatgctctgaatcagcgtccactctatggtgctgtttctcccatagccaggattcatgggtccaggaatcaaggggtggaaacaggagtagcaccactcactatcactcctagtgatccactagggaaatttttgcttcctgtccctgcaaatttaagctctgctggtctacaagtcttggttccaaaaggaggagtgcttccaccaggaaacacaacaataatcccattgaactggaagttaaggctgccacctggccactttgggcttcttatgcctctgaatcaacaggcaagtaaggggattactgtactggctggggtgattgatcctgactatcaaggggaaatagcactgctaTTTcttggcatacaggagatcccctggggcgtctcttagtactaccatgccccgtgattcaagtcaatggaaaactgcaacaacccaatccaggcaggactaccaatggccaagaaacttcaggaatgaaggtttgggtcaccccaccaggcaaagaaccacagccagctgaagtgcttgctgagggtaaagggaacatggaatgggtagtggaagaaggttgtgataaatatgaactacggccacgtgaccagttacagaaacgaggactatgatgatatggttttaggtgatgtgtacaactgccaagttgacaaggggtggactgtgatggttgggttcatgtgtcaacttggctaggtggcctagctgtctggtcaagcgggcactggcctgacgattgctgtgaggctatttgaggctggttaataaaccaacaggctggtttgtcggatcatcagtcaattgactgcagctgactgatgactcatcaaggggcgtgcttccacagtgagagaatgcaattggctggatttggtccgggtgatcagttggaggcttataagctggacggttagagaaccttcacttcttcttcagctgctcagtgaagcttttcctggggagctcgtcaaagttgccagttcgtttcctgaggagttcgtcaaagctgtcagttcgtttcccgaggagttcgtcggacgtcttccttggagttgacagcttgttgacggctctgcagaatttggactcgtgcgctcctgcagttgcgtgagtcacttttacaatttgataataagagacatctctcattgattctgtttccaaggagaaccctaactaatacacaaggTTCACTTTTTTTCTATGAATATCCAACTGACGCAATAGTCTTCTATAGAGAAGATGGTTCTTTCTCCATTGTTCTGCAGTGGCACCTTATAATCAAATATCCATATCCATTCTTTAAAAGTTAGATAGAACTCTTTAGTCTGGTAACAATTTAAATGGTAAATTTTTAAGCAAACTTTTCAATGGTAATTAGTTTAAGTTTTCTAAACATTAGCTTAATTTTGATAATTTGTATTTTGCTAAAAAATCAGCAAGGTCTTAAGATTTATTGTCAGAGttaatggacttttaaaaattatttttatttctttcttttaatttgtggACATGTCTTCTTTCTCAATCTTAATCTATATTttagctttctctttttttcttaattaggcTCACAGAGTTTTCTTATTTTAGCATCTTTTTGAAGTACCAGCTTTTGTTACCCTTttactaatttttgttttctatttcattagctttatcttttacttttattcattctgcctgctactttttttttgtagatgttgTTTTATTGTTCACTTTCCAATTTCTTAAAGTGAATAttaatctccttttttttttttttcaatttcttaagGCTTTCTTTGGGGCCAAGGGCATAACTGATTTTTCAAATGTTCAAtggatttaagagaaaaaaatattcttatacaAGGGATATAAATTTTCTATTAAtcttttaaattgagtttttttcctgtattattcaaatattctatgatcgtacatatttctgattttgaaaatgtatattaaaacttCTGCTACACTTGTTTTTTTTATCATGAGGGGGAAAGGGCCTATGTTACTTTtgtaattaggaaaaaatattgaaaacaaataGATGGcaaagaataagaagaaataaacttCACCTTATCAAAATCCATGATTTTATGCTAACCACAGATGTAACTGCTATAGGAAAACTTTCTACAGGAAAATATGgttccttgattctttttttgctCTTGCATAAATGCTTTCTTTGATAGAACTTAGTAAAAAAAGTATAATACTTTTTAACTGAGATAACTATTTTGCGAAGAAATTTTACTTACTTTGGCTGGAAGGTTGCTCTGTCTGGGTTTCTGTATCAAGATGTGGACCTGAAGAAGTATAAAAAACTCCCTTATTGTTATTCTCCCATCCTTGAGTttctgaggaaagaaaaaagtttgcATGACCAGTCAAGAGAGCTCACTTTTTCACTACCTCATTTGTTTCTAAATAGCTTAAAGTTGTTGGCAATACATAAGCAGATTTTATCTAACAGCATTTCTTAAGATTTTCAATAACAGTAGAGTTGGAAGAAAGACGTAAGTTTTATAATGATTTCTACTCCACATAGTTAATTGCCATGTTGGGTCcttaacaagaaaagaaaataagtctTCTgtagtttttaaacatttcatagttttttaaggaattgaaaaaaaaaagcactcatgGTAATTAGTTacattagaaattagaaatactTTTAACATACCTCCATCAAGCTCTCTTCACAAATTGTGTCTCTGAGAAACTGTGATTCCATTTGACTATTGCGGTGTGctagaaataaagcaaaatcagGCGATGATCAAGTCAAAACTAAATTGTAAACTTAATTTTAGTTATCTTTCAGATTTATGTGCAGTTCATGCTCCTGAAGCCATCCATTGGTATCTTTCCGAGAAGAAAGTAATTTGGCAGGGCAAGGTTTATTACAGTTTTAAGGCTCTAGTCAAGTCTTAATTCTTCTCTAATTATAGATTTCTGAAGGAAATGGCTCTATTCTTAGTGGTAAATCACTTCTCAATTCATTAAAATaactaagaattttaaaaataaactgaaaattattttacttatcaACTATAACCCTTAAAAGCTTAGACAACATCCAAATATCTCCTGAactgaaatacatttattttagtcAAGTAAGCagattattgctattatttagCCTTCATGAAGATCTTACTGCTGAAGTCCAGAGAAGTCCCATCAGCCTTGATGGAATCCAGAGAGCTGCTGCAACTAGATGGGCTCCTGCTCAGACTTTTCATCAATACACTGTTAGCATTTTTATCTATATCTCCTTCAGTCTGATGATCAAAAACCTGAAATTATTAATATAGGAAAATGATTAGGATAAAGTTATGACACTGTATACTTATGATgactaaatgtttgttgaacactAACAGAAATAATACttctaacataaaatttacctaaaattcatatgaaatatcttAGTAAAGAATTAGAATAAATTATAGGCAACTTAGGcctttaattatatttataacaaaagtaattttatttaaaaatatacagatgtAACTTTATTCATTATACTGAGTAAGCAAATTGTTTTGCAGATGTATCCAAGTTATAGGCAATATTTCTGACACTTTCTTCCACTATGTACTATCAAATCTTGACCTGTCCAGTTATTCAACTACCAGCTACCAAAGTCAGGACCACAATAATGTACAAAACCAGAGTTCCATTTATGTAGAATACTGACTGCATATGGTGGACCTGGCTATAGAATCCAGAGAATAAACCTGTTTCCAAGCTTTAGTCTTTCCTTCCCCAGCTGACCAAGACACTTTGGCTGAACTTAAGTAAGTCATATGGTCTTgcttttaccattttaaccatttgacTTCACAGCTTTAAATCCCATCTTCATCTACATACTTACATATGTTTTTGAGGACTACATATTCTTGGTCTAAATgcaagaatgtaagctccatgagagaagACTTTTGACTATGTATTCTCATTGATGCATTCCCACTAcctcctaaaacagtgcctgggacatagcagatactcaataaatatttattgaacaatttactgaaatattaattttcataGACTGTATTGttagatttaaattttatattattactATATCTAAAGTTTCATAGATTAACCAATTATTTTCTAATGACTTCATCTTATAAAACCACTGTGAATGTCTCCTCATGACTTCATCTAATAGAACGACTGAAATTATCTTCTAAGCTTATTTAGATTTCTCAACAGTTTaaagtttgttttctatttgtttttcatgAACCTCTGATACTTTGTAGTCTTTATTTCTCCCCTTATAAAACTTTAGATTGAGGGACAGATGTTGTTTCCATACAAGTTACCCATGTCAGTGtttcttaactttaaaaaaaaaatctatgaccTCTGTTGATAAATTCAAAATCTCACTCACTTCACTTTGAGATACTGGGCTTTTCCTAGGCATTCTCCTACCCACCACAGAAATGTACTCTCAGCTTCTACCTATGCTCATTAGCTAAGAAAATTCAGTCAGGCTTTTCTTTCCAGTTTGCTTAACAGAAAGGCTttcattccccccaccccaccccaaatatTTATAACACTGAAGATGACTTTTCAAATTACATTTATCCTTTGCATTTATCAAATGCAAAGCCATTTAAGAGTCACTGACAAATTACCAGAGGTGACATATATTTAGAGTTAATTATATAATTTCAACATTGGTCAATTTTTGCACTTCTTTCCATTTCAGTTTTCTGTGACTATTTGTCACTTCAAACTGTTTTTGAGTGTAGCTAGTCAATTCATTCCTGAAGGTTCTACGTGGGACTCTCTCTCCAGTCCTATAATTGGAAATATTAATTCCTAATTACCCAAgactaaaattaagaacattCCTTGGTTCAAAACAGAGCTCACCTGCTGATCTCGTACACTATTAAGTCTCATCtcatttttcctgatttttttctcatcctGAATAGCATCATCTTCTTGTACCCAAGTTCTTTTTTGGCTACTGCAGGTTTCCTCCACTTTACTTTCAGACGGTGAAATCTCTCTGTGGTATGTTTCAATCAGAGCCTTTGCATTAATTTCTAGGCTAACAGAGTCTGAGGAATTACTCTCACCAGGATATATAGGAAGATTTTCCTCATTTATATACTGAGATGGACTTAGGTCCAGTTTAGTGGCAACAAATCCAACACCTGAATACTTGCTGGAGACTGGCTGAGTTTCTAAGTAATTTATGTCGGTTGTGTCTGATGAAATCTGCTCTTGGTCATCTATACCAGTGACACTGCAATTTCTCTTGTTTGGTAATCTGGGCAAAAAGATTCCCAAAGAACATCTCctcactttatttttatcttttatgacTGTCATTAATGGAATGGAATTGGTTTCATTATGAGaatttctttcttcatctctaaTGTCTTTAACATTGTTGGACTCTATGCTAATATTCTGTATTTCCGTGGCTTGCACTATACTCATATCATTGTGTGTCTTATTTGCTTCGAGTAGGTGTTCTGGTACATGAACAGTTTGAAAACCTGaaaaatcttttgtttttccattcaaatTAGATGCAATAACAGGATCTGATGGTTCTCTAGGATTAGCATGAGTTTGATTGGCTTGCTTAGTCAAGTTATTCTGGATATCTCTAACTGTACCACACTGAGATATTTGCatagtttccttcagttcttttttAGAGGCTACAATAATCTGTTTCTCATTGTTGAGCATTTTGGACTCATTTTCAAATGTGGGTTCAGAAGAATttcctataaaaatatttaaattcttatttcCAGCTTTAGACAATACTGTTTGATCTTTATTGACAATACTTTGTCCTTTTTGAGGTAATGGAGGTAGCTGAGTTAAGAGATGAGGCTGGGAAGCAACAGAATCATTAAGAAAAGTCTTTAAACTGTGTTCTCCATTATTAACAAAGGCCTCCATTTGACCATCTGGAAGCTTAAAAGATACtctctttaaattaaatttattcatcTCCCTCAGGTCTTGACTACATACTAAAGTTTGATTAGCTAATAGATTTTGAGGGTCTATAACCAGATCCTCTTGATCTTTGAGAAGCGTTACGACACAGTCTAACTGCCTTTTGGTATTGGTTTGACTGTTTCCTGACTTCTCTAACAAGGGACAAGGAGCAGAGATTGGCTGTCCCTCAGATTTCAAATAATAGTCACTGGCTAAATCAtttatataagcaagatcatTTTGCATTGGGCAATTACTGGCTTTTTGCCTATCCTTATCACATAAGGACACGATATTCCCCTCCAAATTATCAGAATAGGAAGTTACATTTggtttatagaaatatttatcaCTGGATCCATAAATAACAGTTTCATGATTGCTTGTAAAATCCTCATTTCTTCTGCCTGTACTATTTAAGTGACAGCTTTCAATTTTGGCCTTTTCCAACATATAGGACTGATCTACAACTTTCTCCATGACCTCTTCATCCATAGCAGTGCTGTGGAATTTGGTGATTTCTGTCTCACCTTGATCCCTAGACAATATATTAGTAGGAACAAAGGGTATCATATGATGCTGTTGCTCCGTGTGaagaataattttgttttctatggCCACTGCTTGTTTTTTGGTAATTTCTTTAGCAAAGCTACCATCCATAGGAAAAGAATTATCcaagttttttccttttgctattcCAAATTCAGGGTACTCTTCAACTATTTTCTCCATGGCTTGACAATCAATGAAAACAGTATGGGACTTGGTAACTTCTAGATCATTGTGATTATCTACAAACATCACAGTTTTATCCACTGGCTTAGTAGTTATTTCATCTGGTAAGACAGCTTTACATTCTAAAGCAATTGTGTGACTTCTAGTGATCTCCATGTCATCTTGCCCACAGGTATACAAAACTGTTTTAGAAGTTTCTGACAAAGGCATCAACTGGGGGTCCTCTCTATCTTCCAGGACacttctgttatttctttccacaGTACAACGCTGGGTGATATCCATACCATTTTTATCATTCTTCCAATTGGTTGACTGGGATACTTCCATGTTATCATGAGCTATAAATACTACAGCTTTCTCTCTAGGACCCCTATTAGACCATTTCCTCTGCAGTGTTAGCTGGCAGTCTTTTGCTGCTGGATGGTCACTCTCACCATCTTCTGGAAAGAAAACACTCTCTGATTCAGTAGTAGATGTCATTTTTGGTTTTTCTAGGATGTTTTTAGATACTAGGTTTGATTGTGTGGATGGTTCAACGTGACTTTTGGTGATTTCTTCCCATTCATCTGAAGGGCTTTTGTGAGAGTGAGATTTACTGGTATTCTTAGGTGCAAGGCTACAAGACGCAAGAGGAGCTTGACAGCCTAAGTTACTCATGTGACTTTTAGTCAAATCCATATCTTCATCTGTGAAGAGTTCAGTCTTTTTGTCAcccaatgaaacagaaaaagaatttgcTAGGCTCTGCTGTAATCTTTCCTTAGATACATGAATAATTGAGCTACCATTTACATTCATTTTCCCATCCTTTGATAGAGTTATGTGATTTTGGAGCATCATTTCTTTCTCAGCTATTGGTGCAGCTGCTATCTTAATATCTGTCTGATCTTGTTTAAAAATTTGATGATCTATTGCTACTGTGTGACTGTTGGTAATGTCCATGCTATCCTCTCCTAAATAAACAGTTTTCTCTATGAGAGGAGAGATGGCATCTGGGCTGGGATATATTTTAGAAGAATTATTGTCATATTTTAgcaaatttttttcctctctcatacTTGAGACACAATTGGTTAGTTCCATGGCATCATTACAATCAGAATAGAAAACTGTCTTACAACCTTGAGTGGATGGACTGGAACAAATAGATTCTGGGATCATGGGCAATGTTTTAGCATCTTGGTTTGAAatctgtgtgactgtgtgtgtttCTGTTCCGATAATGTGACTTCTGGTAATATGTATTTTGTCTTTGGGATTTAAAACAGGGTCTTGAAATGCAGCATTTGGTTTATTCTTAaagattttcttctttcccaaagCTTTAGTCCCATAACCTGTTGTAATATCCATCATGACACTGTGAGTTGGATTTTCTATTCCAGATAAATTATCTGCTGAGGGTAAAATTTGACTAGTGTGATTAACTGTCAAGTCCATAAAGTCATTGTCACAAATTGTAGTATCACTACCTTTAAATTCTCTTAAGCTGGACTCACAGGATGTGGGAACCAAAGTCTGTATATTGGCTGTCTGACACTGGGTGAAATTCATCTCATCATCTTGTTCTCTAAAGATTCTAGTGATATTATTGTTGTTCTCACCTACATTAAGAGATATATGCATCTGACGTACAGAAGAAGCACTATTTGATTCTTTGGAATGAACCATTATCTCAGAATTTTCTTTATCTGGCCCTTCAAAAGAAGCATtggatttttccattttcaatctttttatgaagtcattaaaatttatttttttttctggggaaggGTTTTGATCCATGgaaaaatttaattcttttttcattcttgaaTCTTCAGTGTGGAGATTTAAGTTATCCAGAAATGATTTGCTATCTATCTTGGTggacttttcatttctggtacAATGTAAAAGTTCTTTGGTAATCAACACAGTGTGACTTGCTGTCAGGTCCATCTGATTTTCATCTGAAAAGATGACTGTCTGGTCATTTCCATGTTTCTTTTGGTGGCTGTGCTCTATAATTGAAAACTATAATGGAAGCAAAAAAAATAAGAGATCAGATCAatgcaaactttttttaaaaggtattttcaGAAATGTACTATATAGAGAGTTCTATATAAGCAATCTTCAATGATGGTTTCATGACACATTGGTTTGTTGGAATCAGTGGTGTGATTTGTAGCAAGTAATTTGTTATTAATAAATTTTCTAAAGTCTGTGAACAATTTACTTTTTAGTGTTTTgatgaattaaaaattcaatgttATTTACGTATATGCTCCCTAAAATGACTAAAGAAGCATCAACACAAAATACATCCATACTgaaaattctaattattttatagacTAGAAGGTTATTCTTAACCTAAATAAAAAAGATTTGGAAAGGGATAAGTGCATGATGGCTACTTCCTATTATACTCTAGTTTTGGGAGCTGGGTTCTCTTTAAGTCTTAACACAATGGTTTTATTTGTAAGGACATAGTCTAAATCCTTGCTtatcaaagtgtggtccatggactaGTACTCTAGCACCACCTAGGAGACTATTAGAAATATAGGCTCAGGTCTCCTGGGTaagaatctatattttttaaaaaaacccttaGGTGATTCATATGCTCTTCCAAGTTTGAGAAATGCTGATGTGCTAGTTTAGATATATGATGTCCCaccaaaaaccatattctttaatgcaatcttgtgggggcagatgtatcagtgttaattaggttggattgaggatttccatggagatgtgactcaatcacccaTGAGTGGAATTTTTGAcaggattattttcatggagctatgagccccacccattcagggtgggtcttcatttaatcattggagtcctataaaagagctcacaaacacaagaacttcagagcagatgagagagacatcttggagacggccgctgaaagcagacttttgttgacacGTTGGACATGCTAGCCcggtgtttgctctggagaagctaagagaggacaaaataccccaacagcaacattttgaagaaagcacaggagctgagagaggagctggaacacaacctgggatcagcagatgccagccacgtgccttcccagctaacagaggttttccagatgccactggccttcgtttagtgaaggtatactcatgttgatgccttaatttggacattttcacggcctccagactgtaaatttgtaaccaaataaactccctttataaaagctaatccatttctggtattttgtataacggcagcattagcaaactgtaacagctGATATAAACTAATATATCTCACCATTTTCTAAACTGGTAATAAACAATTAAACTATCCTTAATTTAAATCGTAAAGTAGGAAATTTTTCCAGTCTATGCTGGTCCCTTTTGGTATGTCACCCTAAATCATGCTATTACCATCATATTTGTGGGGttttttataatgcaattttattgagatatattcatacaacgtgttgtttttttaaactatgttttGATTCTGaagagaggttaaaatatgaaGTCACTTGCATGAACTCTTACCTCTCTCTGTTgcatctggttctgaatgggagcaCAAAGCAATGTGTTCATTCCTActgagaaaaaagataaaaattgtaGTCAATGACTTAATTATAAATCACCAAGGGCccctgattttccttttcttagatACCTCACCAATTATACGTATATACTGAGGTTTTAACCGGTTATTAAGCCCTTCATAAAGATGATGCCTTGTAGTTCGTTAAGATTTTTAACGGTCCTATTTTAGTGCCAGAGTGATCAGTGATTATTGTATTCTCTGTGTGACTGAAATCTTTTTAGAGTATGGTAGTGTCTTTAAAGGCTGTGACTGATGGAAAgtttagattaattttttttccatttcatttttattgcataGATAGCAGAGGTTACATGGTAAAGAATATCAAATGATGAGACTGAAAGGTTAGGTCGAGATTTTGAAGGGTGTATTATTAAATGTTAAGGAATCTAGACATTCCCATTATGGTatatgcattttataaaaataactccagagg
The Choloepus didactylus isolate mChoDid1 chromosome 4, mChoDid1.pri, whole genome shotgun sequence DNA segment above includes these coding regions:
- the KNL1 gene encoding kinetochore scaffold 1 isoform X5 codes for the protein MRVSRRLDLNTLLRLSGRCQVTRRGGCELPSLGARGSRTSLKTIFNDNIERPVRRRHSSILKPPRSPLQDLRGGNEMVQESNALRNKKSSRRVSFADTIKVFQTESHMKIVRKSEIEETEGENVFLLLDKNSEDNYCEITVGMNTLLCAPIQNQMQQREFSIIEHSHQKKHGNDQTVIFSDENQMDLTASHTVLITKELLHCTRNEKSTKIDSKSFLDNLNLHTEDSRMKKELNFSMDQNPSPEKKINFNDFIKRLKMEKSNASFEGPDKENSEIMVHSKESNSASSVRQMHISLNVGENNNNITRIFREQDDEMNFTQCQTANIQTLVPTSCESSLREFKGSDTTICDNDFMDLTVNHTSQILPSADNLSGIENPTHSVMMDITTGYGTKALGKKKIFKNKPNAAFQDPVLNPKDKIHITRSHIIGTETHTVTQISNQDAKTLPMIPESICSSPSTQGCKTVFYSDCNDAMELTNCVSSMREEKNLLKYDNNSSKIYPSPDAISPLIEKTVYLGEDSMDITNSHTVAIDHQIFKQDQTDIKIAAAPIAEKEMMLQNHITLSKDGKMNVNGSSIIHVSKERLQQSLANSFSVSLGDKKTELFTDEDMDLTKSHMSNLGCQAPLASCSLAPKNTSKSHSHKSPSDEWEEITKSHVEPSTQSNLVSKNILEKPKMTSTTESESVFFPEDGESDHPAAKDCQLTLQRKWSNRGPREKAVVFIAHDNMEVSQSTNWKNDKNGMDITQRCTVERNNRSVLEDREDPQLMPLSETSKTVLYTCGQDDMEITRSHTIALECKAVLPDEITTKPVDKTVMFVDNHNDLEVTKSHTVFIDCQAMEKIVEEYPEFGIAKGKNLDNSFPMDGSFAKEITKKQAVAIENKIILHTEQQHHMIPFVPTNILSRDQGETEITKFHSTAMDEEVMEKVVDQSYMLEKAKIESCHLNSTGRRNEDFTSNHETVIYGSSDKYFYKPNVTSYSDNLEGNIVSLCDKDRQKASNCPMQNDLAYINDLASDYYLKSEGQPISAPCPLLEKSGNSQTNTKRQLDCVVTLLKDQEDLVIDPQNLLANQTLVCSQDLREMNKFNLKRVSFKLPDGQMEAFVNNGEHSLKTFLNDSVASQPHLLTQLPPLPQKGQSIVNKDQTVLSKAGNKNLNIFIGNSSEPTFENESKMLNNEKQIIVASKKELKETMQISQCGTVRDIQNNLTKQANQTHANPREPSDPVIASNLNGKTKDFSGFQTVHVPEHLLEANKTHNDMSIVQATEIQNISIESNNVKDIRDEERNSHNETNSIPLMTVIKDKNKVRRCSLGIFLPRLPNKRNCSVTGIDDQEQISSDTTDINYLETQPVSSKYSGVGFVATKLDLSPSQYINEENLPIYPGESNSSDSVSLEINAKALIETYHREISPSESKVEETCSSQKRTWVQEDDAIQDEKKIRKNEMRLNSVRDQQVFDHQTEGDIDKNANSVLMKSLSRSPSSCSSSLDSIKADGTSLDFSTHRNSQMESQFLRDTICEESLMEKLKDGRITIREFFILLQVHILIQKPRQSNLPAKFAINTPPTPEDLMLSQYVYRPKIQIYKEDCEALRHKIEELKLSAVNQDKLLIDVNRNLWGKMRHCSDEELKAFGIYLNKIKSRFTKMTKVFTHKGKVALYSKLVQSAQNEREKLQIRMDDMDSILKKINNCVMEIELETKNLEDEEKDNPMEEWYSEMRAAEKELEQLKTEEEKLQRNLLELEVQKEQILAQIDFVQKQTNRTEELLDQLSLSEWDVIEWSDDQAVFTFLYDTIELTITFGEPIVGLPFLDKAHRKIVDLNFQSLLDEDKAPPSSLLVHKLIFQYVEEQEYWKKKCTAQRQVPKMLQEISVVVTHCRLLGEEIEFLKRWGPNYNLMNIDVNNTDQDEIADILCNVPLENNYLKNIVKQIFQDLLQDCRFHH